A single window of Polaribacter sp. SA4-10 DNA harbors:
- a CDS encoding C40 family peptidase: protein MLYGICNLSIVPLKANESDTSEMISQVLFGEHFVVIEKQKNWSKIRLAFDSFEGYIDNKQYEEISEEYFILLSNQTPIYSGEIVDFITNAKSELTTIPLGVNLPFYKDEKLQINNKPYFYEGSILSGKSTKKEILQTAFTYLNSPFLWGGKTPFGIDCSGFTQMVYKLCGYTLLRDAKEQAAQGEGLSFIEESEPGDLAFFDNEEGVIIHVGIILNDYNIIHVHGKVRIDTLDHSGIFNTDLQKHTHKLRVIKKII from the coding sequence ATGCTCTACGGCATTTGTAATTTAAGTATTGTTCCTTTAAAAGCCAATGAATCTGACACATCAGAAATGATAAGTCAAGTTTTATTTGGTGAACATTTTGTGGTTATTGAAAAACAAAAAAACTGGAGTAAAATCCGTTTAGCTTTTGATAGTTTTGAAGGCTATATAGACAATAAGCAATATGAAGAAATATCAGAAGAATATTTTATACTTCTTTCAAATCAAACACCTATATATTCTGGTGAAATAGTAGATTTTATTACAAATGCTAAAAGTGAATTAACAACAATTCCTCTAGGAGTAAATTTACCTTTTTATAAAGATGAAAAGCTTCAAATAAACAACAAGCCTTATTTTTACGAAGGAAGTATTTTATCAGGAAAATCGACTAAAAAAGAGATTCTTCAAACTGCATTTACCTATTTAAATTCTCCTTTTTTATGGGGAGGAAAAACACCTTTTGGTATAGACTGCTCTGGCTTTACACAAATGGTCTATAAACTTTGTGGCTACACATTACTTAGAGATGCAAAAGAACAAGCAGCCCAAGGAGAAGGTTTAAGCTTTATTGAAGAAAGTGAACCTGGTGATTTAGCTTTTTTTGATAATGAAGAGGGTGTTATTATACATGTTGGAATTATTTTAAATGACTATAACATTATTCATGTTCATGGAAAAGTGAGAATAGACACCTTAGACCATAGTGGTATTTTTAATACTGATTTACAAAAACACACTCATAAATTAAGGGTTATAAAAAAAATTATTTAA
- a CDS encoding NAD(P)H-dependent glycerol-3-phosphate dehydrogenase has protein sequence MKLKVGLLGGGSWGTTVASLTAKNSETIIWARNPKTVKEINEFNTNAKYLPNAKLNRNLKASNSIKETVENADVIVMGIPSQSFRKVLEEAKPYIRPWVPIVSLAKGLEISSKMRMTEIIQEIMPGHPAGVLTGPNLAKEIHSGKAAAAVISMVDNTIATRLQAVFSSGLFRVYTNNDVIGCELGGALKNIMAIAAGMGDGTNAGDNTRSALITRGLSELTRLGTAMGGKNRTFAGLAGLGDLIATCSSSKSRNHHVGFQLGKGKKLEEIIAEMNEVAEGVKTAKVVMELAKDYKVDMPISNEVYKVLYEGNTVNDAFRGLLKHEVGSEKEPG, from the coding sequence ATGAAACTTAAAGTAGGATTATTAGGAGGAGGTTCTTGGGGAACTACTGTAGCATCCTTAACTGCAAAAAATAGCGAAACAATTATATGGGCTAGAAACCCAAAAACAGTTAAAGAAATTAATGAATTTAATACGAATGCAAAGTATTTGCCTAATGCAAAACTAAACAGAAACCTAAAGGCTTCTAACTCTATTAAAGAAACTGTAGAAAATGCAGATGTAATAGTAATGGGTATTCCGTCTCAAAGTTTTAGAAAAGTTTTAGAAGAAGCAAAACCTTATATTAGACCGTGGGTTCCTATTGTTAGTTTAGCAAAAGGACTAGAGATTAGCTCAAAAATGAGAATGACAGAAATTATTCAAGAAATAATGCCTGGTCATCCTGCTGGAGTTTTAACGGGTCCTAATTTAGCGAAAGAAATTCATTCTGGTAAAGCTGCAGCTGCGGTTATTTCTATGGTAGATAATACCATTGCAACAAGGTTGCAAGCTGTTTTTAGTTCTGGATTATTTAGAGTTTACACAAATAATGATGTTATTGGATGTGAGTTAGGTGGCGCATTAAAAAACATAATGGCTATTGCTGCTGGAATGGGAGATGGCACAAATGCTGGAGACAATACTCGTTCTGCTTTAATAACAAGAGGTTTATCAGAATTAACAAGATTAGGTACTGCAATGGGAGGTAAAAATAGAACCTTTGCAGGACTTGCAGGTTTGGGAGATTTAATTGCAACTTGCTCTAGTTCTAAAAGTAGAAATCATCATGTTGGATTTCAGCTAGGAAAAGGAAAAAAATTAGAAGAAATCATAGCAGAAATGAATGAAGTTGCAGAAGGAGTTAAAACTGCAAAAGTTGTAATGGAATTAGCAAAAGATTATAAAGTTGATATGCCAATATCTAATGAAGTTTACAAAGTCCTTTATGAAGGAAATACTGTAAACGACGCTTTTAGAGGTTTACTAAAACATGAAGTTGGTTCTGAAAAAGAACCTGGATAA
- a CDS encoding acetyl-CoA C-acyltransferase yields MKEVVIVSVARTPIGSFMGSLSSIPAPKLGAIAIKGALNKINLKPELVDEVYMGNVVSAGLGQAPARQAAIFAGIPNTVPCTTVNKVCSSGMKSIMFAAQAIALGDAEIVVAGGMENMSSIPHYQHARTGSKFGPITMEDGMQKDGLVDAYEKVAMGVCADECATEYKFSREDQDNFAIESYTRTAKAWSEGKFDDEIVPVEIPQRRGEPLLFSEDEEYKNVKMEKIPALRAAFTKDGTVTAANASTINDGGAALILMSADKAKELNITPIAKIRGYADAAHEPKWFTTAPAKALPKALSKANIAIEDVDYFELNEAFAVVGLANMKILNLQSDNVNVNGGAVSLGHPLGVSGARIIIALTSILKQNNAKIGAAAICNGGGGASAMVIERI; encoded by the coding sequence ATGAAAGAAGTTGTAATTGTATCAGTAGCTAGAACTCCAATTGGGAGTTTTATGGGAAGTTTATCTAGTATTCCTGCACCAAAATTAGGCGCAATTGCCATTAAAGGTGCTTTAAACAAAATTAATCTAAAACCAGAATTGGTTGATGAAGTTTATATGGGAAATGTAGTTTCCGCTGGTTTAGGACAAGCTCCTGCAAGACAAGCTGCAATTTTTGCTGGCATACCCAATACTGTTCCTTGTACAACTGTTAATAAAGTTTGTTCTTCTGGAATGAAATCTATTATGTTTGCTGCACAAGCAATTGCTTTAGGCGATGCAGAGATAGTGGTTGCTGGGGGAATGGAAAATATGAGTTCTATACCACATTACCAACATGCTAGAACGGGTTCTAAATTTGGACCAATTACCATGGAAGATGGAATGCAAAAAGATGGCTTAGTTGATGCTTACGAAAAAGTTGCAATGGGTGTTTGCGCAGATGAATGTGCAACTGAATATAAGTTCTCTAGAGAAGATCAGGATAATTTTGCCATAGAATCTTACACTCGTACTGCGAAAGCTTGGAGCGAAGGAAAATTTGATGATGAAATTGTTCCTGTAGAGATTCCACAAAGACGTGGAGAACCTTTACTATTCTCTGAAGATGAAGAGTATAAAAATGTGAAAATGGAAAAAATTCCTGCTTTACGTGCTGCTTTTACAAAAGACGGAACCGTTACCGCTGCAAACGCATCAACAATTAATGATGGTGGAGCTGCATTAATATTAATGTCTGCTGATAAGGCAAAAGAATTAAATATTACACCAATTGCAAAAATAAGAGGTTATGCAGATGCTGCACATGAACCAAAATGGTTTACAACAGCACCGGCAAAAGCTTTACCTAAAGCTTTATCCAAAGCAAATATTGCTATTGAAGATGTAGATTATTTTGAACTAAATGAAGCTTTTGCTGTAGTTGGTTTAGCAAATATGAAAATCTTAAATTTACAATCAGACAACGTGAATGTAAATGGTGGTGCAGTTTCTTTAGGACATCCTTTAGGTGTTTCTGGAGCAAGAATTATTATCGCATTAACTTCAATTTTGAAGCAAAATAATGCTAAAATAGGTGCTGCAGCAATCTGTAATGGTGGTGGTGGTGCTAGCGCAATGGTAATAGAAAGAATTTAA
- the udk gene encoding uridine kinase, whose product MLIIGIAGGTGSGKTTVVNQIINQLPTDEVCVISQDSYYKETNNLSYDERRKINFDHPRAIDFDLIVAHLKALKSGKTIDQPVYSFVTHNRTEDTVKTHPRKVVIVEGILIFNSEELRSLFDIKIFVHADTDERLIRRVKRDITERGRDINEVLNRYQDTLKPMHQQFIEPTKNFADIIIPNDRHNTVAIDIVRTVINERL is encoded by the coding sequence ATGCTTATTATTGGAATTGCTGGTGGAACTGGAAGTGGAAAGACAACTGTTGTTAACCAAATTATTAATCAACTTCCTACAGATGAAGTTTGTGTGATTTCACAAGACTCTTACTATAAAGAGACCAACAATCTTTCTTATGATGAAAGAAGGAAAATAAATTTTGACCATCCAAGAGCAATTGATTTTGATTTAATTGTAGCACATTTAAAAGCATTAAAATCTGGCAAAACGATTGATCAGCCTGTATATTCTTTTGTAACACACAATAGAACAGAAGATACTGTAAAAACACATCCAAGAAAAGTTGTTATTGTAGAAGGGATACTTATTTTTAATAGCGAAGAATTGCGTTCTCTTTTTGATATAAAAATATTTGTTCACGCCGACACTGATGAACGTTTAATAAGAAGAGTTAAAAGAGATATTACAGAAAGAGGAAGAGATATTAATGAAGTTTTAAATCGTTATCAAGATACCTTAAAACCAATGCATCAACAATTTATAGAACCAACAAAAAACTTTGCAGATATTATTATTCCTAATGATAGGCATAATACTGTTGCTATAGATATTGTAAGAACTGTTATTAATGAACGTTTGTAA
- the scpA gene encoding methylmalonyl-CoA mutase — MSRKNVQHIKLKTNSLKSKIAFKHEKFVAGIAPFLRGPYSTMYVRRPWTIRQYAGFSTAEESNAFYRRNLEAGQKGLSVAFDLATHRGYDSDHERVQGDVGKAGVAIDSVEDMKILFDQIPLDKMSVSMTMNGAVLPILAFYIVAAEEQGVSPEQLSGTIQNDILKEFMVRNTYIYPPSPSMKIIADIFQYTSNNMPKYNSISISGYHMQEAGATAEIELAYTLADGLEYIKKGLETGMDIDTFAPRLSFFWAIGMDHFNEIAKLRAGRMLWAKIVKKFNPKNPKSLALRTHCQTSGWSLTEQDPFNNVARTTIEAMAAVFGGTQSLHTNALDEAIALPTDFSARIARNTQIYLQQETHITKTVDPWSGSYYVEKLTEEIANKAWELIKEVDELGGMTKAIEKGIPKMRIEEAAAKKQARIDSGKDIIVGVNKFQLKKEDPLHILEVDNEAVRLSQIERLNAVKLKRNSEKVSKTLTDLTEVAKSGNGNLLDLAVKAARERATLGEISDALETVFGRHKAVHKTISGVYSKEIKDDKLFKEASKLADKFAKLEGRRPRIMIAKLGQDGHDRGAKVVATGYADLGFDVDIGPLFQTPKEAVKQAIENDVHILGISSLAAGHKTLVPQVIEELKKYGREDIMVIVGGVIPAQDYQFLFDTGAVGVFGPGTKIAQAAIDLITILIDSIVD, encoded by the coding sequence ATGAGTAGAAAAAATGTTCAACATATAAAATTAAAAACAAATAGTTTAAAATCTAAAATAGCTTTTAAACACGAAAAATTTGTTGCTGGAATTGCTCCTTTTTTACGTGGTCCCTATTCTACAATGTACGTTAGAAGACCTTGGACAATTAGACAATATGCAGGTTTTTCAACCGCTGAAGAAAGTAACGCTTTTTACAGAAGAAATTTAGAAGCTGGACAGAAAGGATTATCTGTTGCTTTTGATTTGGCTACACATAGAGGGTACGATTCAGATCATGAACGTGTTCAAGGAGATGTTGGTAAAGCTGGTGTTGCAATTGATTCTGTTGAAGATATGAAGATTTTGTTTGACCAAATTCCGTTAGATAAAATGTCTGTTTCTATGACAATGAATGGAGCCGTTTTACCCATTTTAGCTTTTTATATAGTTGCTGCTGAAGAACAAGGAGTATCTCCAGAACAACTTTCTGGAACGATTCAAAATGATATTTTAAAGGAATTTATGGTGCGTAATACGTATATTTATCCACCAAGTCCTTCTATGAAAATTATTGCTGATATATTTCAATATACCAGTAACAATATGCCAAAATACAATTCTATCTCTATCTCTGGCTACCACATGCAAGAAGCCGGTGCCACTGCAGAAATTGAATTAGCATACACACTTGCAGATGGATTAGAATACATTAAAAAAGGGTTAGAAACCGGAATGGATATTGACACGTTTGCGCCTCGTTTATCATTTTTCTGGGCAATTGGAATGGATCATTTTAATGAAATTGCAAAATTGCGAGCAGGAAGAATGTTATGGGCAAAAATTGTGAAAAAATTCAATCCTAAAAACCCAAAATCTTTAGCATTAAGAACCCATTGCCAAACAAGTGGCTGGAGCTTAACAGAACAAGATCCTTTTAACAATGTTGCCAGAACTACTATTGAAGCAATGGCTGCTGTTTTTGGAGGAACACAAAGTTTACACACAAATGCATTGGACGAAGCAATTGCTTTACCCACTGATTTTTCTGCAAGAATTGCCAGAAATACTCAAATATATTTGCAACAAGAAACTCATATTACTAAAACGGTAGACCCCTGGTCTGGAAGCTATTATGTTGAAAAACTGACGGAAGAAATTGCCAACAAAGCGTGGGAACTTATTAAAGAAGTAGATGAACTTGGTGGCATGACAAAGGCTATTGAAAAAGGAATTCCTAAAATGAGAATAGAGGAAGCTGCTGCAAAAAAACAAGCAAGAATAGATAGTGGAAAAGATATTATTGTTGGTGTAAATAAATTTCAACTAAAGAAAGAAGATCCTTTACATATTTTAGAAGTAGATAATGAAGCTGTTCGTTTATCTCAAATAGAAAGGTTGAATGCTGTTAAACTTAAAAGAAATTCTGAAAAAGTTTCTAAAACGTTAACAGATTTAACTGAAGTTGCAAAATCAGGTAATGGAAATTTATTAGATTTGGCAGTAAAAGCAGCAAGAGAAAGAGCTACCTTAGGTGAAATTTCTGATGCTTTAGAAACTGTTTTTGGCAGACATAAAGCAGTTCATAAAACCATTTCTGGCGTGTATAGTAAAGAAATAAAAGACGACAAATTATTTAAAGAAGCAAGTAAATTAGCTGATAAATTTGCAAAATTAGAAGGTAGAAGACCTAGAATTATGATTGCAAAATTAGGGCAAGATGGTCATGATCGTGGAGCAAAAGTTGTTGCTACAGGTTATGCAGATCTTGGTTTTGATGTAGATATTGGTCCGCTTTTTCAAACTCCAAAAGAAGCTGTAAAACAAGCAATAGAAAATGATGTTCACATTTTAGGAATTTCATCTTTAGCTGCAGGACATAAAACATTAGTTCCTCAAGTAATTGAAGAATTAAAAAAATATGGTAGAGAAGATATTATGGTAATTGTTGGTGGGGTAATTCCTGCACAAGATTATCAATTTTTATTTGATACCGGTGCTGTTGGTGTTTTTGGGCCTGGAACTAAAATTGCTCAAGCTGCCATTGATTTGATTACAATTTTAATAGATAGTATTGTAGATTAA
- a CDS encoding methylmalonyl-CoA mutase subunit beta: MSKFLFDEFNGTSPAAWKQKIQADLKGEEYNDTLLWKTNENIVVKPFYTSEDRNHEEINLPEKGFNICQTIFIDDEKIANFLALDSLKRGANSIQFKATSTFDYKILLQNIEAKSINIYFNFTFLNDEFQIKLSDFINSKEVYFQTDIIGNLAETGNWFVSLKEDHSKLATIIKHTDNCISVSSDLYQNAGANSTQQLAYTLAHANEYLNHFGSEMATKIHFTFSVGSNYFFEIAKLRAFRILWATLLTEYNVKNVEAHLFVQPSLRNKTLYDYNVNMLRTTTECMSAILGGANTISNVSYDTIYHKSNEFGERIARNQLLVLQQESYLKEAQNFADGSYYIESLTHQLAEKALTLFKQIEKAGGFLNQLKEGIINKKVKENSNKEIALFNDKKIVLLGTNYQQNIEDIMINSLELYPFVKQRNIKTLIHPLNRNRISEALEKQRLELEKD, translated from the coding sequence ATGAGTAAATTTTTATTTGATGAATTTAACGGAACCTCACCTGCTGCCTGGAAGCAAAAAATTCAAGCAGATTTAAAAGGCGAAGAATATAATGACACACTTCTTTGGAAAACCAATGAAAACATTGTTGTAAAACCATTTTACACATCAGAAGACAGGAATCATGAAGAAATTAACTTACCTGAAAAAGGATTTAATATTTGTCAAACTATTTTTATTGATGATGAAAAAATAGCAAATTTTTTAGCATTAGATTCATTGAAAAGGGGTGCAAATTCAATTCAATTTAAGGCAACTTCTACTTTTGATTATAAAATATTACTTCAAAATATAGAAGCAAAATCTATTAATATCTATTTTAATTTTACTTTTTTAAATGATGAATTTCAAATTAAATTATCTGATTTCATCAACTCAAAAGAAGTTTATTTTCAAACAGATATTATTGGCAATTTAGCTGAAACGGGGAATTGGTTTGTGAGTTTAAAAGAAGATCATTCTAAACTAGCAACAATAATAAAACATACTGATAATTGCATTTCTGTTTCATCAGATTTATATCAAAATGCTGGAGCAAATAGTACGCAGCAACTTGCGTATACTTTGGCCCATGCAAATGAATATTTGAATCATTTTGGTAGTGAAATGGCAACTAAAATTCATTTTACTTTTTCTGTAGGAAGTAATTATTTTTTCGAAATTGCTAAATTAAGAGCATTTAGAATTTTATGGGCTACATTATTAACAGAGTACAATGTTAAGAATGTAGAAGCTCATTTGTTTGTTCAACCTAGTTTACGTAACAAAACATTGTACGATTACAATGTAAATATGCTAAGAACAACAACAGAATGTATGAGTGCTATTTTAGGTGGTGCAAACACAATTTCTAATGTTTCTTATGATACTATTTATCATAAATCAAATGAGTTTGGAGAAAGAATAGCAAGAAATCAATTACTAGTTTTACAACAGGAAAGCTACTTAAAAGAAGCTCAAAATTTTGCAGATGGGTCTTATTATATAGAATCATTAACACATCAGTTGGCAGAAAAAGCACTTACACTTTTTAAGCAAATTGAAAAAGCAGGTGGTTTTTTAAATCAGCTAAAAGAAGGAATTATTAATAAAAAAGTAAAAGAAAATTCAAACAAAGAAATAGCACTTTTTAATGATAAAAAAATAGTTCTTTTAGGAACAAATTACCAACAAAACATAGAAGATATAATGATAAACAGTTTAGAATTGTATCCTTTTGTTAAACAAAGAAATATAAAAACATTAATTCATCCATTAAATAGAAATCGAATTTCAGAAGCTCTAGAAAAACAAAGACTTGAGCTAGAAAAAGATTAA
- a CDS encoding HD family phosphohydrolase: MSEIVNKLYQNSTIIYKVMLFLITTTAIVYLFPKGGQFKYDFSNGQLWKYDNLYAPFDFAVQKTEEEIKTEKKQIEVNAKHYFFYDSTVFSDVSSTFNKRVSAFSPSDSLTIEEVRNLEVIGRNVIDKVYESGFLEVVSQGRVSNKNGLIALRKENAVQDVLYKRLLRSKDVLAIIKNNLGNESYSFGKKRMLDILTEIIKPNVSFDKEYTTKVIDTEIKNISYTKGKISSGGLIILKGDIVEGKKLAILNSLKSESESKVWTDSNYNWIIFGYTILVALALLMLLLFLNKYRLEIYNNNNKVTFIFFNVFSMVFIQTLVVKYNSDYLYVVPLSVLPIVLKAFFDARLGLFTHVLTVLLLGYIVPNSFEFIYLHIIAGIVTILTVSELYKRANLFISVAQITFIYMITYFAFSIIKEGNASQINWGYFMLFSANGLLSFLSIILIYIYEKVFGLVSDVTLLELSNTNTKLLRELNEKAPGTFQHSMQVANLAEAAANEIGANSMLVRTGALYHDIGKMLNPMYFTENQSTGVNPHNELSPMDSAKIITDHVIKGVELAKKYKLPDRVIDFIRTHHGTSLTYYFYMKEKEMNPDVEVDIKDFQYHGPIPFSKETAILMMCDAAEAASKSIQKPTAQTISDLIDKIINKQMADNQFLNSDITFREIQIIKKVIKKKLMNIYHLRVEYPE, translated from the coding sequence ATGAGTGAAATAGTTAATAAATTATATCAAAACAGCACCATTATTTATAAAGTAATGCTGTTTTTAATTACCACTACTGCTATTGTATACCTATTTCCAAAAGGAGGACAGTTTAAATATGATTTTAGCAATGGTCAGCTTTGGAAGTATGATAATTTATACGCACCATTTGATTTTGCAGTTCAAAAAACGGAGGAGGAAATTAAAACTGAAAAGAAGCAAATAGAAGTAAATGCGAAACACTATTTTTTTTATGATTCTACTGTGTTTTCTGATGTAAGTTCAACTTTTAATAAAAGAGTTTCTGCTTTTAGTCCTTCAGATTCGTTAACGATAGAAGAAGTAAGAAATTTAGAGGTTATAGGGAGAAATGTAATTGACAAAGTGTATGAATCAGGTTTTTTAGAGGTAGTAAGCCAAGGCAGGGTTTCTAATAAAAATGGATTAATAGCGCTGCGTAAAGAGAATGCGGTGCAAGATGTTTTATACAAACGTTTACTGCGTTCTAAAGATGTATTGGCCATAATAAAGAATAATTTAGGAAATGAATCCTACTCTTTTGGTAAAAAAAGAATGTTGGATATTCTTACTGAAATCATTAAACCCAATGTTTCATTTGATAAAGAGTATACAACTAAAGTAATAGACACAGAAATTAAAAATATCTCTTATACAAAAGGTAAAATATCTTCTGGTGGACTTATTATTTTAAAAGGAGACATTGTAGAGGGTAAAAAATTAGCCATTTTAAATTCATTGAAAAGCGAATCTGAATCTAAAGTTTGGACAGACTCTAACTATAATTGGATTATTTTTGGTTATACAATTTTAGTAGCTTTAGCTTTGTTGATGTTGCTCTTATTTCTTAATAAATACAGGTTAGAAATTTACAACAACAATAATAAAGTCACCTTTATCTTTTTCAATGTATTTTCAATGGTTTTTATTCAAACATTGGTTGTTAAATATAATTCAGATTATTTATATGTTGTTCCTTTAAGTGTACTTCCAATTGTTTTAAAAGCTTTTTTTGATGCCCGTTTAGGTTTGTTTACACATGTTTTAACAGTATTGCTTTTAGGGTATATCGTTCCAAATAGTTTCGAGTTTATTTACCTTCATATTATTGCAGGTATTGTTACAATTCTTACAGTTTCAGAATTATATAAAAGAGCAAACTTATTTATTTCAGTTGCTCAGATTACCTTTATTTATATGATTACCTATTTTGCATTTTCTATTATAAAAGAAGGAAATGCATCTCAAATAAATTGGGGTTATTTCATGCTTTTTTCAGCAAATGGATTATTATCATTTTTATCGATAATATTAATATACATATATGAAAAAGTTTTTGGTTTGGTCTCTGATGTTACTTTATTAGAGCTGTCTAATACAAATACAAAGCTTTTAAGAGAGTTAAATGAGAAAGCTCCAGGAACTTTTCAGCATTCTATGCAAGTTGCAAATTTAGCAGAAGCAGCAGCAAATGAAATTGGTGCCAACTCCATGTTGGTTAGAACAGGAGCTTTGTATCATGATATTGGTAAAATGCTAAATCCTATGTATTTTACAGAGAACCAATCTACAGGTGTTAATCCTCATAATGAATTATCGCCAATGGATAGTGCTAAGATAATTACAGATCACGTTATTAAAGGAGTAGAGTTAGCAAAAAAATATAAGCTACCAGATAGAGTAATCGATTTTATTAGGACACATCACGGTACAAGTCTTACCTATTATTTTTATATGAAAGAAAAAGAAATGAACCCAGATGTTGAGGTTGATATTAAGGATTTTCAATACCATGGACCCATTCCTTTTTCTAAAGAGACTGCAATTCTAATGATGTGTGATGCTGCAGAGGCAGCATCAAAAAGTATTCAAAAACCAACAGCACAAACAATTAGTGATTTAATAGATAAAATTATTAACAAGCAAATGGCTGATAATCAGTTTTTAAATTCTGATATAACCTTTAGAGAGATTCAGATTATTAAGAAAGTAATCAAGAAAAAACTCATGAATATTTACCATTTAAGAGTTGAATACCCGGAGTAG
- a CDS encoding septum formation initiator family protein, translating into MTIRDLKNNKAVKILSNVFVLIFIPFLIWMLFFDENSYLIHRKFDKEINDLENTISFYKTKINENKTVIKKLQDSLQLERFAREKYLMKKENEDIYIIEFDTVKK; encoded by the coding sequence ATGACAATAAGAGATTTAAAGAATAATAAAGCTGTAAAAATTCTATCAAATGTTTTTGTTTTAATTTTTATTCCATTTCTTATTTGGATGTTATTTTTTGATGAAAATTCGTATTTAATTCACAGAAAATTTGACAAAGAAATTAATGATTTAGAAAATACGATTTCTTTTTACAAAACTAAAATTAATGAGAATAAAACGGTCATAAAGAAATTGCAAGATTCTCTTCAATTAGAACGCTTTGCTAGAGAAAAATATTTAATGAAAAAAGAGAACGAAGATATATATATTATAGAATTTGATACTGTAAAAAAATAA
- a CDS encoding outer membrane beta-barrel protein, whose protein sequence is MKIKILFLLLFISAINFGQSSIKYFIKGGLSSSNTVFHVIKNGSSSIREFDNRNSFYVGTGFEILLSSKQNDLLFQVELVYSEQGWVIHYTYSGYVIHELNQINLPIIIKKRIFKNLFAITGGYLGHVIHSKEKSYDNPNRFEIEGYKNFDAGLVLGLEYKFKFGGFLETKYMHGLADVSKVSYPSSFIEHEYKNRIIQIGIGFQF, encoded by the coding sequence ATGAAAATAAAAATTTTATTCTTACTATTATTTATTAGTGCTATTAATTTTGGACAATCATCAATTAAGTATTTTATTAAGGGTGGACTAAGTTCTTCTAATACAGTTTTTCATGTTATTAAAAATGGGAGTTCTTCTATTAGAGAATTTGACAATAGAAATTCTTTTTATGTTGGAACAGGTTTTGAGATTCTGTTAAGTTCAAAACAAAATGATTTATTATTTCAAGTAGAATTAGTTTACTCTGAACAAGGATGGGTTATTCATTATACTTATTCAGGTTATGTAATTCACGAACTAAATCAAATCAATTTACCAATTATAATTAAAAAAAGAATATTTAAAAATTTATTTGCAATCACTGGAGGCTACCTTGGCCATGTTATTCATTCTAAAGAGAAAAGTTATGATAATCCAAACAGATTTGAAATAGAAGGATATAAAAATTTTGATGCTGGGTTAGTTTTAGGCTTGGAATATAAATTTAAGTTTGGAGGTTTTTTAGAAACCAAGTACATGCATGGTTTAGCGGATGTTTCAAAAGTTTCATACCCTTCGTCATTTATCGAACATGAGTACAAAAATAGAATAATTCAGATAGGAATTGGATTTCAATTTTAA